In one Brevibacillus composti genomic region, the following are encoded:
- the fsa gene encoding fructose-6-phosphate aldolase — MRFLIDTANVEEIREIHEWGVVAGVTTNPSLVAKEGRDFIETLKEIIDIVDGPISAEVISTEAKGMIEEGEKLASLSKNIVIKVPMTAEGLKAVKYFAKRKIRTNVTLVFSANQALLAARAGATYVSPFLGRLDDIGHDGMQLIEDISEIFSVHGIETEIIAASVRHPVHVTEAARRGAHFSTIPYKVFKQIIAHPLTDSGLEKFLADWASMQK; from the coding sequence ATGCGGTTTTTGATTGATACAGCAAACGTCGAGGAGATTCGCGAGATCCACGAGTGGGGCGTCGTCGCCGGCGTTACGACCAACCCGTCTCTGGTAGCCAAAGAAGGCCGCGACTTCATCGAAACCCTAAAGGAAATCATCGACATCGTCGATGGTCCGATCAGTGCCGAAGTGATCAGTACCGAAGCAAAGGGCATGATCGAAGAAGGAGAAAAGCTGGCGTCTCTGTCCAAAAATATCGTCATCAAGGTTCCGATGACGGCAGAGGGCCTCAAAGCCGTCAAGTATTTTGCGAAGCGAAAAATCCGCACCAACGTGACGCTTGTCTTTTCCGCCAATCAGGCACTGCTGGCTGCGCGCGCAGGAGCGACGTATGTGTCTCCGTTCCTGGGACGTCTGGATGACATCGGCCATGACGGCATGCAGTTGATCGAAGATATTTCGGAAATTTTCTCCGTACACGGGATCGAGACGGAAATTATCGCCGCCTCGGTTCGTCACCCTGTTCACGTGACGGAAGCAGCCCGTCGCGGCGCACATTTCTCGACGATTCCCTACAAAGTCTTTAAACAAATCATCGCTCACCCGCTTACAGACAGCGGGCTGGAGAAATTTTTGGCCGACTGGGCCAGCATGCAAAAGTAA
- the fba gene encoding class II fructose-1,6-bisphosphate aldolase, whose protein sequence is MPLVPMTAFTEDVKKHKYAVGQFNLNNLEFTQAITEAAMEEKSPVIFGVSEGALKYMGLDYTVAIAKVAAERSGVPVALHLDHGSNFDIVMKCIRAGFSSVMFDGSHHSFEDNIRLTKQVVEAAHAVGVSVEGELGTIGGVEDDLSVDEEDATLANPDEAIRFWEETKVDYVAIAVGTAHGMYKGEPKIRFDIIEKVASNIGAPIVLHGGSGVPDEAIVKSISLGVGKINVNTESQVACTETVRKVLAAKPNEIDPRKYLGPARDAIKEVVRGKMRLFGSSNRA, encoded by the coding sequence ATGCCACTTGTACCGATGACAGCTTTTACTGAAGATGTCAAAAAGCATAAATATGCAGTGGGACAGTTTAACCTCAACAACCTGGAGTTTACCCAAGCGATTACGGAAGCCGCGATGGAAGAGAAATCCCCGGTGATTTTTGGCGTGTCTGAAGGCGCCCTCAAATACATGGGGCTGGATTATACGGTCGCGATCGCCAAAGTCGCTGCTGAGCGCTCCGGTGTTCCTGTTGCGCTGCATCTGGATCACGGGAGCAACTTTGATATCGTCATGAAATGTATCCGTGCCGGCTTTTCTTCCGTGATGTTCGACGGATCTCACCATTCGTTCGAGGACAACATCCGCCTGACGAAACAGGTAGTGGAAGCTGCTCATGCAGTAGGCGTATCCGTCGAGGGCGAGCTGGGTACAATTGGCGGAGTAGAGGATGATTTGTCCGTAGACGAAGAAGACGCTACTCTTGCAAATCCGGACGAGGCGATTCGCTTCTGGGAAGAGACCAAGGTAGACTATGTAGCGATCGCTGTCGGTACTGCACACGGCATGTACAAAGGCGAGCCGAAAATTCGCTTTGACATCATCGAAAAAGTAGCCAGCAACATCGGCGCACCGATCGTACTGCACGGCGGTTCCGGCGTTCCTGATGAGGCCATTGTCAAATCGATTTCTCTCGGAGTAGGAAAAATCAACGTCAATACAGAAAGCCAAGTCGCATGCACGGAAACGGTTCGCAAGGTCCTGGCAGCGAAGCCAAACGAGATTGACCCGCGCAAATATCTCGGCCCGGCTCGCGATGCCATCAAGGAAGTTGTCAGAGGCAAAATGCGCCTGTTCGGCAGCAGCAATCGTGCGTAA
- a CDS encoding response regulator, protein MQDKRDKKVLVVDDQYGIRILLYEVLGKEGYKTFQAANGKMALEIVEKESPDLVILDMKIPGMDGIEILKHIKKINQEIKVIMMTAYGELDMIKEATQLGALTHFTKPFDIDELRLAVHKQLAC, encoded by the coding sequence ATGCAGGATAAACGAGATAAAAAAGTGTTGGTTGTCGATGATCAGTACGGCATTCGCATCCTGCTGTACGAGGTGCTGGGCAAAGAAGGCTATAAGACTTTCCAAGCCGCAAACGGCAAGATGGCCTTAGAGATCGTCGAAAAAGAATCGCCCGACCTGGTGATTCTCGATATGAAAATTCCTGGCATGGATGGCATCGAAATCCTCAAGCATATTAAAAAGATCAATCAGGAGATTAAAGTGATCATGATGACGGCCTACGGGGAACTGGACATGATTAAAGAAGCGACACAGCTTGGAGCGTTGACCCACTTCACCAAGCCGTTCGATATCGATGAGCTGCGCCTGGCGGTCCACAAGCAATTGGCCTGCTGA
- a CDS encoding lipid II flippase Amj family protein has protein sequence MNTLWMICLFTIVIHTAETLSYALRYAGVQTGRLAVALSLTGVIVLVSRTSNMIQAPFTGALIDHASAKNTEVLPALHLIIGAASLGTLAAILLFPTLVQLSKRLIAHLEITGSLPQLLRTTVSIHRIRQVKHHIRLPRLPSLARFRIKGIPYRLLLLNCIVTGIYTIGVLATQFASLLVPEFKATVMSASGMINGIATIILTIFIDPQVGLLTDRAMNGQSEMGQVRDIYIGLMISRFFGTLLAQLLLVPAAHWAAWIAPLFQAG, from the coding sequence ATGAATACGCTCTGGATGATCTGTTTGTTTACCATCGTGATCCACACGGCTGAGACGCTCTCCTACGCCCTCCGCTACGCCGGCGTGCAGACCGGGAGACTGGCTGTGGCCCTTTCCCTGACTGGCGTGATCGTCCTCGTCTCGCGGACTTCCAATATGATTCAAGCTCCTTTTACCGGAGCGCTGATCGACCATGCCTCGGCTAAAAATACGGAGGTGCTCCCTGCCCTGCACCTGATTATCGGTGCCGCATCGCTGGGCACCCTCGCCGCCATCCTGCTGTTTCCCACACTCGTCCAGCTGTCCAAACGGCTGATCGCTCACCTGGAGATCACGGGCTCCCTCCCGCAGCTGCTCCGGACGACCGTCTCCATCCATCGCATCCGCCAGGTCAAGCATCATATCCGCTTGCCGCGGCTGCCCAGCCTGGCCCGCTTTCGGATCAAAGGCATTCCCTACCGGCTCCTGCTGCTGAACTGTATCGTCACCGGCATCTATACCATCGGCGTGCTGGCTACGCAGTTCGCCTCACTCTTGGTGCCGGAGTTCAAAGCCACCGTGATGTCGGCTTCCGGGATGATCAACGGGATCGCAACGATCATTCTGACCATTTTCATCGATCCGCAAGTGGGCCTGCTTACGGACAGGGCCATGAACGGCCAAAGTGAAATGGGACAGGTGCGCGACATCTACATCGGCCTGATGATTTCCCGCTTCTTCGGAACCCTGCTGGCGCAGCTCCTGCTCGTCCCGGCGGCTCACTGGGCAGCGTGGATCGCCCCCCTTTTCCAGGCAGGATAA
- a CDS encoding CTP synthase, producing MTKYIFVTGGVVSSLGKGITAASLGRLLKNRGLKVTIQKCDPYINVDPGTMSPYQHGEVFVTDDGAETDLDLGHYERFIDINLSANSNMTTGKIYSTVIAKERRGDYLGGTVQVIPHITNEIKDRIFRSGKETGADVVITEIGGTVGDIESLPFLEAIRQIKSDIGRENVMYIHVTLVPFIKAAGEMKTKPTQHSVKELRSLGIQPNVIVTRTEQPLSQDMKDKLALFCDIDKKAVIECVDAETLYDIPLQLQEQGLDDYVCRHLGLTCGEADMTEWKSLVSKIKNLAKNTRIAIVGKYVELPDAYLSVAEALYHAGYANDSAIKIKWVSAEEVTPENVGELLADVDGILVPGGFGDRGIEGKITATRYARENKIPFLGICLGMQISVIEFARHVAGMEGANSSEINPDTKYPVIDLLPEQKEVEDKGGTMRLGLGPTKVIEGSLAAKAYNSTLVYERHRHRYEVNNEYRDQLAELGMRFSGTTPDGRLVEIVEVVDHPWFLATQFHPEFTSRPNRPQPLFRDFVHAALTNKR from the coding sequence ATGACGAAGTACATTTTTGTAACAGGCGGGGTCGTATCCTCGCTCGGAAAAGGGATTACTGCGGCTTCTCTGGGCAGACTCCTGAAAAACAGAGGGTTAAAGGTAACGATTCAAAAGTGTGACCCATACATCAACGTCGACCCGGGCACAATGAGCCCGTATCAGCATGGGGAAGTGTTCGTAACGGACGATGGGGCGGAGACGGACCTCGACCTGGGACACTACGAGCGCTTCATTGACATTAACCTGAGCGCCAACTCCAATATGACCACTGGGAAAATTTACTCCACCGTCATCGCCAAAGAGCGCCGCGGTGATTACCTGGGCGGAACGGTGCAAGTGATTCCGCACATCACCAACGAGATCAAAGACCGCATATTCCGTTCGGGCAAAGAAACCGGAGCGGATGTGGTGATTACGGAGATCGGCGGTACCGTCGGCGACATCGAGAGCCTGCCTTTCCTCGAAGCGATCCGTCAGATCAAGAGCGATATTGGCCGTGAAAACGTCATGTATATTCACGTAACCCTGGTTCCGTTTATCAAGGCAGCAGGAGAAATGAAAACAAAGCCGACCCAGCACAGTGTAAAAGAACTGCGCAGTCTGGGGATTCAGCCGAATGTCATCGTCACGCGCACGGAGCAGCCGCTTTCCCAAGACATGAAGGATAAACTGGCACTGTTCTGTGATATCGACAAAAAAGCCGTGATTGAGTGCGTAGATGCAGAAACACTGTATGATATTCCGTTGCAGCTGCAAGAGCAGGGGCTGGATGACTACGTATGCCGCCACCTCGGCCTCACTTGCGGGGAAGCAGATATGACCGAATGGAAATCGCTGGTCAGCAAAATCAAAAACCTCGCGAAAAACACCCGCATTGCCATCGTCGGCAAATACGTGGAATTGCCGGATGCTTACCTGTCTGTGGCAGAAGCGCTGTACCACGCGGGATACGCAAATGACTCGGCGATTAAGATCAAATGGGTAAGTGCGGAAGAGGTCACTCCCGAAAACGTAGGAGAGCTGCTGGCCGATGTCGACGGCATCCTGGTACCGGGCGGTTTCGGCGACCGCGGGATCGAAGGAAAGATCACCGCTACCCGTTATGCCCGCGAAAACAAGATTCCGTTCCTGGGCATCTGCCTGGGCATGCAGATCTCTGTCATTGAATTTGCCCGTCACGTAGCAGGCATGGAGGGCGCCAACAGCTCCGAGATTAACCCGGATACGAAATACCCGGTCATCGACCTGTTGCCGGAGCAAAAAGAAGTGGAAGACAAAGGCGGCACGATGCGTCTGGGTCTCGGTCCGACGAAGGTGATCGAAGGCAGCTTGGCCGCAAAAGCGTACAACAGCACGCTGGTGTACGAGCGCCATCGCCATCGCTACGAGGTAAACAACGAATACCGCGATCAACTGGCGGAGCTGGGCATGCGCTTCTCCGGTACGACACCGGACGGCCGCCTGGTGGAAATCGTCGAAGTCGTCGATCACCCGTGGTTCCTGGCTACGCAGTTCCATCCGGAGTTCACCTCCCGTCCGAACCGGCCGCAGCCGTTGTTCCGGGACTTTGTACACGCAGCGCTGACCAACAAACGATAG
- the rpoE gene encoding DNA-directed RNA polymerase subunit delta, producing MSQKLAHLDRDKLNEMALVDIAYEILRETNQVHNFRDLMNQLAELRGMSEEEKMDIIAQVYTEVNIDGRFVCLGDNNWGLKRWYPTDTVEETQEGGKKKKVILDDDFDDYETEDDLVEEYEEDEIAIFEDDEFVEEAEELDDDLDPDLEEEEELEEDELFEEDEDELAEEDPLDELDEENEDL from the coding sequence GTGAGTCAAAAACTTGCACATCTGGACCGTGATAAACTAAATGAGATGGCACTGGTGGATATCGCTTACGAAATCCTGCGCGAAACCAACCAAGTCCACAATTTTCGTGATTTGATGAATCAGCTGGCCGAACTCCGCGGCATGAGCGAAGAGGAAAAAATGGACATCATCGCGCAAGTATATACAGAAGTGAACATTGACGGCCGTTTTGTTTGCCTGGGCGACAATAACTGGGGACTGAAGCGCTGGTACCCGACAGATACGGTCGAAGAGACGCAAGAAGGCGGCAAGAAGAAGAAAGTCATCCTGGACGACGACTTCGACGACTACGAGACAGAGGACGACCTCGTCGAAGAGTATGAGGAAGACGAGATTGCCATCTTCGAAGACGATGAGTTCGTCGAGGAGGCGGAGGAGCTGGACGATGATCTGGACCCTGACCTCGAAGAGGAAGAAGAGCTCGAGGAAGATGAGCTTTTTGAAGAGGACGAGGATGAGTTGGCCGAGGAAGATCCGCTCGATGAACTGGACGAGGAAAATGAGGATTTATAA
- the icmF gene encoding fused isobutyryl-CoA mutase/GTPase IcmF, with protein sequence METEVYRPQNKVRFVTAASLYDGHDASINIMRRILQASGVEVIHLGHNRSVNDIVTAAIQEDVQGIAISSYQGGHVEFFKYIVDSLKERGAGHIRLFGGGGGVIVPREIRELEEYGVSKIFSPDDGRKLGLQGMINYMIRECDFPTVKQIQGEVEELHKQNHQAIARLISLAEYAVEDPQVFAPVKDRLPEPQHLVPVLGITGTGGAGKSSLTDELVRRFLRTYADKTVAILSVDPSKQKTGGALLGDRIRMNANNTPRVYMRSLASRRSGSELSAAVKDAIRVVKSAGFDLVIVETSGIGQGDAQVTEVCDVSMYVMTSEFGAPSQLEKIDMLDFADLIVINKFERKGSEDALREVRRQYRRNHQLFDLPDEKVPVYGTIASQFNDPGTNVLFAALMHKIVEKTGADWNVAGLDPTPIQTHKPSLIPVERSNYLQEIANTVRGYRKFTEEQSAIARKLYQLAGAKETLLASGEEHAQEVAAVLDKQIAHFESKLHPECKQILDNWPKLKELYKQDQFVTKIRDKEIVTKLFTESLSGTRIPKVSLPDFQDWGEILKWSLKENVPGEFPYTAGVFPFKREGEDPKRQFAGEGTPERTNKRFHFLSQNDEAKRLSTAFDSVTLYGEDPDYRPDIYGKIGTSGVSICTLDDMKKLYAGFDLCAPTTSVSMTINGPAPMILAKFMNAAIEQQVEKFVEREGRQPGPEEYEQIKAYTLSTVRGTVQADILKEDQGQNTCIFSTEFALRMMGDIQQYFIDHKVRNYYSVSISGYHIAEAGANPITQLAFTLANGFTYVEYYLSRGMHIDDFAPNLSFFFSNGLDPEYTVIGRVARRIWATVMKNRYGANERSQKLKYHIQTSGRSLHAQEMDFNDIRTTLQALIAIYDNCNSLHTNAYDEAITTPTENSVRRAMAIQMIINKEMGLAKNENPLQGSFIIEELTDLVEEAVLQEFERLNMRGGVLGAMETQYQRGKIQDESMLYEMKKHSGELPIIGVNTFINPNASEEDYEIELARATEEEKEQQIRNLRAFQERNRDLAPAALKRLQEVAISGGNIFAELMETVKVASLGQISAALYEVGGQYRRNM encoded by the coding sequence ATGGAAACAGAAGTGTATCGTCCGCAAAACAAGGTGCGCTTTGTCACAGCAGCCAGCCTGTACGACGGGCATGACGCCTCGATCAACATCATGAGGCGGATTTTGCAGGCTTCCGGTGTGGAAGTGATTCACCTGGGTCATAACCGTTCGGTGAATGACATCGTGACCGCCGCGATCCAGGAGGATGTGCAAGGGATTGCCATCAGCTCCTATCAGGGCGGCCATGTGGAATTTTTCAAATATATCGTCGATTCGTTGAAAGAGCGGGGAGCCGGCCACATTCGCCTCTTCGGCGGCGGCGGCGGAGTCATCGTGCCCCGCGAGATTCGCGAGCTGGAGGAGTACGGCGTCAGCAAGATCTTCTCGCCTGACGACGGCCGCAAGCTGGGCCTCCAGGGCATGATCAACTACATGATCCGGGAGTGCGATTTCCCGACCGTGAAGCAGATCCAGGGAGAAGTGGAGGAGCTTCACAAGCAGAATCATCAGGCGATTGCCCGCCTGATCTCGCTTGCCGAATACGCCGTGGAAGATCCGCAAGTGTTTGCGCCGGTGAAGGATCGCCTCCCTGAGCCGCAGCATCTGGTTCCTGTGCTCGGGATTACCGGGACAGGGGGAGCGGGAAAAAGCTCGCTCACGGATGAGCTGGTCCGCCGTTTTCTGCGTACGTATGCGGATAAGACAGTGGCGATCCTCTCTGTCGACCCCTCCAAGCAAAAGACGGGCGGCGCTCTCCTGGGCGACCGCATCCGCATGAACGCCAACAACACGCCGCGCGTCTACATGCGCAGCCTGGCCAGCCGCCGCTCCGGTTCCGAGCTGTCGGCTGCGGTGAAAGACGCGATCCGTGTCGTCAAATCGGCCGGGTTTGACCTGGTCATCGTCGAAACCAGCGGGATCGGCCAGGGGGATGCCCAGGTCACCGAGGTGTGCGACGTCTCGATGTATGTGATGACGAGCGAATTCGGCGCGCCTTCGCAGCTGGAGAAAATCGACATGCTCGACTTCGCCGACCTGATCGTGATCAACAAGTTCGAGCGCAAAGGCTCCGAGGACGCTTTGCGCGAGGTGCGGAGGCAGTATCGCCGCAACCACCAGCTCTTTGATCTGCCGGATGAAAAAGTGCCGGTGTACGGGACGATCGCCAGTCAGTTCAACGATCCGGGCACCAATGTGCTGTTCGCCGCGCTGATGCACAAGATCGTGGAAAAAACCGGGGCCGACTGGAATGTTGCAGGGCTTGATCCGACACCGATCCAGACCCACAAGCCGTCGCTCATCCCGGTGGAGCGCAGCAACTATCTGCAAGAGATCGCTAACACCGTCCGCGGCTACCGCAAATTTACCGAGGAGCAGTCCGCCATCGCCCGCAAGCTCTACCAGCTTGCCGGGGCCAAGGAGACCCTGCTCGCCTCCGGGGAAGAGCATGCTCAGGAAGTGGCGGCGGTGCTGGATAAGCAGATCGCCCATTTTGAAAGCAAGCTTCATCCAGAATGCAAGCAAATTTTGGACAATTGGCCCAAGCTGAAAGAATTGTACAAACAAGATCAGTTCGTCACCAAAATCCGCGACAAGGAAATCGTGACGAAGCTGTTTACCGAATCGCTGTCTGGCACCCGGATTCCCAAAGTCAGCCTGCCTGATTTTCAGGACTGGGGCGAGATTTTGAAATGGTCGCTGAAGGAAAACGTGCCCGGCGAGTTTCCGTACACGGCAGGTGTCTTCCCGTTCAAGCGGGAGGGGGAAGATCCCAAGCGCCAGTTTGCGGGCGAGGGTACGCCGGAGCGCACCAACAAACGCTTCCACTTCCTGTCGCAAAATGACGAGGCCAAGCGCCTGAGCACGGCTTTTGACTCCGTGACGCTGTATGGCGAGGACCCGGACTACCGCCCGGATATTTACGGGAAGATCGGCACCAGCGGCGTCAGCATCTGCACGCTGGACGACATGAAAAAACTGTATGCCGGCTTTGACCTGTGCGCCCCGACGACCTCGGTCTCGATGACGATCAACGGACCGGCTCCGATGATTTTGGCCAAATTCATGAATGCGGCTATCGAGCAGCAGGTAGAGAAGTTCGTCGAACGGGAAGGCAGACAGCCTGGGCCGGAGGAATACGAACAGATCAAGGCGTACACGCTGTCGACCGTGCGCGGCACTGTGCAGGCGGACATTTTGAAAGAGGATCAGGGGCAGAACACCTGCATCTTCTCGACGGAGTTTGCCCTGCGGATGATGGGCGACATTCAGCAGTATTTCATCGACCACAAGGTACGCAATTACTACTCGGTCTCCATCTCCGGCTACCATATCGCGGAGGCGGGAGCCAATCCGATTACCCAGCTCGCCTTCACGCTGGCAAACGGCTTTACCTACGTCGAATACTATCTCAGCCGCGGCATGCATATTGACGATTTTGCGCCGAATCTGTCGTTCTTCTTCTCCAACGGTCTCGATCCCGAGTACACGGTGATCGGCCGCGTGGCTCGCCGGATTTGGGCAACCGTGATGAAGAACCGTTACGGCGCCAACGAGCGCAGCCAAAAGCTGAAGTACCACATCCAGACATCGGGCCGCTCTCTGCACGCGCAAGAGATGGACTTCAACGATATTCGCACGACGCTGCAAGCCTTGATCGCCATCTACGACAACTGCAACTCGCTTCATACCAACGCCTATGACGAAGCGATTACCACCCCGACGGAGAATTCCGTACGCCGCGCGATGGCGATCCAGATGATCATCAACAAGGAGATGGGGCTGGCCAAAAACGAAAATCCACTCCAGGGCTCTTTTATCATCGAGGAACTGACGGATTTGGTCGAAGAGGCGGTTCTTCAGGAGTTCGAGCGGCTGAATATGCGCGGCGGCGTGCTCGGCGCGATGGAAACCCAGTATCAACGCGGCAAAATCCAGGATGAGTCGATGCTCTACGAGATGAAAAAGCACAGCGGCGAGCTGCCGATCATCGGCGTCAATACGTTCATCAATCCCAATGCGTCCGAGGAAGACTACGAAATCGAGCTGGCTCGGGCGACAGAGGAAGAGAAGGAACAACAAATCCGCAACCTGCGCGCCTTCCAGGAGCGCAACCGCGATCTGGCTCCGGCTGCCCTCAAACGGCTGCAGGAAGTCGCGATCAGCGGCGGCAATATCTTCGCGGAACTGATGGAAACCGTAAAAGTCGCCTCGCTGGGCCAAATCAGTGCCGCACTGTACGAGGTAGGCGGACAGTATCGCCGCAATATGTAA
- a CDS encoding TetR/AcrR family transcriptional regulator, translating to MEKRKNIPSLVKDPKLIEKRREQIIEAAVDLFIKKGFHKTTTREIARASGFSIGTLYEYIESKEDVLYLVCDAIHAEVEGRLREAITFNGNALKILKLALRSFFRVMDQMSDRVLLIYQESKSLPKETLRYVLRREEEISLIFEDILRKGIADGSIGIDEKHVKLMADNIMVLGEMWVFRRWALQRHYTLEEYTEKQTALLLREISVSE from the coding sequence GTGGAAAAGAGAAAAAACATACCGTCGCTGGTGAAGGACCCGAAATTGATTGAAAAGCGCAGGGAGCAGATCATCGAGGCTGCTGTTGACCTGTTCATCAAAAAGGGGTTCCACAAAACCACGACGCGTGAAATCGCCCGTGCGTCCGGATTCAGCATCGGCACCCTGTACGAATATATCGAATCCAAGGAAGACGTCCTGTATCTGGTATGCGATGCCATTCACGCCGAGGTGGAGGGCCGTTTGCGTGAAGCGATTACGTTTAACGGAAACGCTCTGAAGATCCTCAAGCTGGCGCTGCGCAGCTTTTTCCGCGTGATGGATCAGATGAGCGACCGTGTGCTGCTCATCTATCAGGAGTCCAAGTCGCTGCCAAAAGAAACGCTTCGCTATGTACTGCGGCGGGAAGAAGAAATTTCGCTTATTTTCGAAGATATACTGCGCAAGGGAATTGCCGATGGTTCGATCGGCATCGATGAAAAGCACGTAAAGCTGATGGCTGACAACATCATGGTGCTTGGAGAGATGTGGGTATTCCGCCGGTGGGCGCTGCAGCGCCACTATACACTGGAGGAGTACACGGAGAAACAGACGGCATTGCTTCTGCGCGAAATCAGCGTTTCCGAGTAG
- the meaB gene encoding methylmalonyl Co-A mutase-associated GTPase MeaB, translating to MHEITRRILAGDVRGAARAITCIENDYPERDQILKELFPHTGRAKLIGITGTPGAGKSSLVDCLIGYLRTQNITVGVVAVDPTSPFTGGALLGDRVRMQNHALDKGVFIRSMGTRGSLGGLSTNTRDAVRVLDAYGCDVILIETVGVGQSELDVMGIADTTAVVLNPGGGDSIQAFKAGIMEIADLFVINKADLPGTEKLQIEVEQMLDLAKHDAPWRPPIVRTISTDGQGMPDLWQEVERHQQFLRETGEAETRRSRHLQEEVLDIVRDRLFQRLLADIQHGGHAEELERVAARDEDPYSAAERIISRWWGKTT from the coding sequence ATGCACGAAATCACTAGACGCATTCTCGCAGGAGATGTGCGCGGGGCAGCCCGTGCGATCACCTGTATCGAAAACGACTATCCAGAACGGGATCAGATTTTGAAAGAGCTGTTTCCGCACACCGGCCGGGCCAAACTGATCGGGATCACCGGTACGCCGGGAGCCGGAAAAAGCTCTCTGGTCGATTGCCTGATCGGCTATCTGCGGACTCAGAACATCACCGTCGGGGTGGTAGCGGTGGATCCCACCAGTCCGTTTACCGGCGGCGCGCTGCTCGGCGACCGCGTCCGGATGCAGAACCACGCTCTCGACAAAGGGGTGTTTATCCGCAGCATGGGCACGCGGGGCAGTCTCGGCGGCCTCTCAACCAATACGCGGGATGCGGTGCGCGTGCTGGATGCGTACGGCTGTGATGTCATTCTGATCGAGACCGTGGGCGTCGGCCAGTCGGAGCTGGATGTGATGGGTATCGCGGATACGACAGCCGTGGTCCTCAATCCGGGCGGCGGAGACAGCATCCAGGCGTTCAAGGCGGGCATCATGGAGATCGCAGACTTGTTTGTGATCAACAAGGCTGATCTGCCCGGTACGGAAAAGCTGCAGATCGAGGTGGAGCAGATGCTGGACCTCGCCAAGCACGATGCACCGTGGCGGCCCCCGATCGTGCGCACCATCTCCACGGACGGGCAGGGGATGCCCGATCTCTGGCAGGAGGTGGAGCGTCACCAGCAGTTCCTGCGCGAGACGGGCGAGGCAGAGACGCGCCGCTCCCGTCATTTGCAGGAAGAGGTGCTCGACATCGTCCGTGACCGTCTGTTCCAGCGGCTGCTCGCCGATATTCAGCACGGCGGGCACGCCGAGGAGCTGGAGCGGGTGGCGGCCCGGGATGAAGACCCTTACAGTGCGGCCGAGCGGATCATCAGCCGCTGGTGGGGGAAAACTACCTGA